From Medicago truncatula cultivar Jemalong A17 chromosome 7, MtrunA17r5.0-ANR, whole genome shotgun sequence, a single genomic window includes:
- the LOC112418238 gene encoding uncharacterized protein, with translation MASQPTGFNGLIRNIAGLFNSGFPGNITNTSDILLAELHAIFQGLRMISDMGISDFVCYFDSLHYVSLINGPSMKFHVYATLIQDIKDLVITSKASVFHTLCEGNYCADFLEMLGAASDSVLTIHVSPPDGMIQLIKVGAWETLFSRG, from the exons ATGGCCTCACAG CCTACCGGATTCAACGGCCTCATTAGGAACATTGCGGGATTATTTAACTCTGGTTTCCCCGGGAACATTACCAACACGTCTGACATTCTTTTGGCCGAACTCCATGCCATCTTTCAAGGTCTGCGAATGATTTCAGATATGGGAATATCTGATTTTGTGTGCTACTTCGACTCTCTCCACTATGTTAGTCTCATCAATGGACCTTCCATGAAGTTTCATGTCTATGCCACTCTCATTCAAGACATAAAGGACCTCGTCATTACCAGCAAGGCTTCTGTTTTTCACACTCTTTGTGAGGGAAATTACTGCGCAGATTTTCTTGAAATGTTGGGAGCGGCTTCGGACTCTGTGTTGACGATTCATGTCTCACCTCCTGATGGGATGATTCAACTGATTAAAGTTGGTGCTTGGGAAACTCTCTTCTCTAGGGGCTAG
- the LOC25480351 gene encoding probable WRKY transcription factor 7 — protein sequence MVTGVVAYADENLGQEMMSHEQWSAAMFHQIPNNPMLPQYCITNMQPPDYFCHEPICDSPFLYHDHHMWQNQENNALQYNDVHEPTKISNQSLVAEVILKPFLFLAIVPNKSKNTTESKIRFIGHDTHEFRVCQQTNISTRRNRVCHKQNLDPAYFICPLENRFRTVERVPCISSRIADIPADEYSWRKYGSKPIKGTPHPRGYYRCTMSKNCPARKRVEKAKDDPNILVVTYEFEHHHQSFADTVASWGAYIQSRNIITLSIATRDTHEAHVPALIGVLASKRLPFHSRAFDKH from the exons atggTAACTGGCGTTGTTGCCTATGCGGATGAGAATTTGGGCCAGGAGATGATGAGCCATGAGCAATGGTCTGCGGCCATGTTCCAT CAAATTCCAAACAATCCTATGCTACCACAATATTGCATTACAAACATGCAGCCACCAGATTATTTCTGCCATGAACCAATTTGTGACAGTCCTTTCTTGTACCATGATCATCACATGTGGCAAAATCAG GAAAACAATGCACTACAATATAATGATGTACATGAACCCACAAAAATTTCCAATCAATCTCTGGTAGCTGAGGTGATCCTAAAACCTTTTCt ATTCTTAGCAATTGTTCCAAATAAATCGAAGAACACAACAGAGTCTAAGATTCGATTCATTGGTCACGACACGCATGAGTTTCGTGTTTGTCAACAAACGAATATTTCAACAAGGAGAAATCGCGTTTGTCACAAACAGAACCTTGACCCCGCATATTTTATTTGTCCTTTA GAAAATCGGTTTAGGACAGTGGAGAGAGTACCGTGCATAAGTTCAAGAATAGCTGATATACCAGCAGATGAGTATTCATGGAGGAAGTATGGTTCCAAACCAATTAAGGGAACACCACATCCAAG GGGTTATTATAGGTGCACGATGTCTAAAAATTGTCCAGCTAGGAAAAGGGTGGAGAAAGCAAAGGATGATCCAAATATACTGGTTGTAACGTATGAGTTTGAGCATCACCACCAGTCCTTCGCCGATACG GTTGCTAGCTGGGGAGCATATATTCAATCACGTAACATAATAACATTATCAATTGCAACAAGGGACACACATGAAGCACATGTTCCTGCATTGATTGGTGTCTTAGCCTCCAAGAGGTTACCATTCCATTCAAGAGCTTTTGACAAACATTGA